The following proteins are encoded in a genomic region of Brachypodium distachyon strain Bd21 chromosome 1, Brachypodium_distachyon_v3.0, whole genome shotgun sequence:
- the LOC100842933 gene encoding early nodulin-like protein 1 has protein sequence MASSRGGVARLLCLAMAAAAASAAQFRVGEQRGWSVPDGGAEPYNSWAGRMRFVIGDQLLFVYPKGSDSVLVVDAGAYGSCNTTAYTAKFEDGNTVVTLDRSGPFYFISGNEAGCKANQKLEVVVLAAAHTPPPAPVSPSPSSMPPSPASPPSSMTPPMASPPSPGPSSMTPPMASPPSPGPSSAPPMPAPAAGPGASAPAPSPTGAAAPADSPPAPGSPSSSSSPDGPGGPASPPGGSQGAGSTPGSGAASVTAGILGALAAGVGYAMLAV, from the exons ATGGCGAGTTCTCGTGGTGGCGTGGCACGGCTCCTGTGCctggccatggcggcagccgcggcgagcgcggcccAGTTCCGGGTCGGCGAGCAGCGAGGCTGGAGCGTgcccgacggcggcgccgagccTTACAACTCCTGGGCCGGCAGGATGCGCTTCGTGATCGGCGACCAGCTCC TGTTCGTGTACCCGAAGGGGTCGGACTCGGTGCTTGTGGTGGACGCGGGCGCGTACGGGTCCTGCAACACGACGGCGTACACCGCCAAGTTCGAGGACGGGAACACGGTGGTGACGCTCGACCGGTCCGGGCCGTTCTACTTCATCAGCGGCAACGAGGCTGGTTGCAAGGCCAACCAGAAGCTCGaggtcgtcgtcctcgccgccgcccacaccccgccgcccgcccccgTCTCGCCGTCCCCTTCGTCCATGCCGCCGTCTCCCGCGTCGCCTCCTTCTTCCATGACGCCGCCCATGGCgagcccgccgtcgccgggtcCTTCTTCCATGACGCCGCCCATGGCgagcccgccgtcgccgggtcCTTCTTCGGCTCCGCCCATGCCGGCTCCTGCAGCCGGCCCGGGGGCGTCCGCGCCAGCTCCGTCTCCgacgggcgcggcggctccggcggactcgccgccggcgccggggtcgccgtcgtcgtcgtcttcgccgGACGGCCCTGGAGGCCCGGCAAGCCCGCCTGGGGGTTCGCAGGGAGCGGGGTCGACGCCGGGCAGCGGGGCGGCTTCCGTGACGGCGGGGATTCTCGGCGCGTTGGCGGCGGGAGTTGGCTACGCGATGCTTGCCGTCTGA
- the LOC100842314 gene encoding glutamate receptor 3.4 isoform X1: MGAERLLVLCLVLGAVAAAAGQRRRPSTVAMGALFTYDSVIGRAARLAIELAVDDVNADKAVLAGTKLNLITQDTNCSGFLGTIEALQLMEKEVVAVIGPQSSGIGHVISHVVNELHVPLLSFAATDPTLSASEYPYFLRGTISDYFQMHAVASIVDYYQWKEVTAIFVDDDYGRGGVSALGDALAAKRARISYKAAIPPNSNTDVINDVLFRVNMMESRVLVVHVNPDAGMRIFSIANKLRMMASGYVWIVTDWLAAVLDSSGSGDFKDMSYIQGLIVLRHHTPDSDAKKKFISKWNNVARNRSIGSALNSYGFYAYDSVWIAARAIDQLLDSGQQINFSADPRLNDSNGSTLRLSTLKIFDGGEQLLQQLLLTNITGLTGRVQFDSDRNLVRPAYDILNIGGSGSRLIGYWSNYSGLSVVAPEILYQKPPDTSMSAQRLYSVVWPGDTTTKPRGWVFPNNGQPLRVGVPNKPSFKELVSGGNGSDNVSGYSIDIFNAAIKLLPYPVPCQFITIGDGLKNPSYDDIISRISTNSLDAVVGDFAIVRNRTKIAEFTQPYIEAGLVIVAPVRQATSSAWAFLKPFTLEMWCVTGALFIFVGVVVWILEHRTNEEFRGSPRRQVLTIFWFSFSTMFFAHRQNTVSALGRFVLIIWLFVVLIINSSYTASLTSILTVQQLATGITGLDNLVASALPIGYQAGKFTRNYLIDELNVAASRLVPLSTVQEYADALNRGPDDGGVAAIVDEMPCVEIFLSHHCNFRIVGQEFTKEGWGFAFQRDSPLAADLSTAILQLSESGQLQRIHDEWFTAATCSSEESGLGAVRLGLGSFWGLFLVCALICVFALSIFFVRVCWQYSRYSNSEAAGEPGDTAAVATAAVAEIQPTKPKPTRLGSFKELIQFVDKKEEEVKKEMKRRSSEKDTRGAGSSDAHSASPA; the protein is encoded by the exons CACTGCAACTAATGGAGAAAGAAGTGGTTGCTGTCATTGGCCCACAATCCTCTGGAATAGGCCATGTCATCTCACATGTTGTTAATGAGCTTCATGTTCCACTTCTATCATTCGCCGCAACTGATCCAACCCTATCGGCATCGGAGTATCCTTACTTTTTAAGGGGTACCATTAGTGACTACTTCCAAATGCATGCTGTTGCTAGCATTGTTGATTACTACCAGTGGAAAGAGGTGACTGCTATATTTGTTGATGATGATTATGGGCGAGGTGGAGTGTCAGCCCTCGGCGATGCACTTGCAGCAAAGAGGGCAAGAATTTCATATAAAGCAGCCATTCCTCCAAATTCAAACACAGATGTGATCAATGATGTACTTTTTAGAGTAAACATGATGGAATCAAGGGTGTTGGTTGTGCATGTCAATCCTGATGCAGGTATGAGAATATTTTCTATAGCTAACAAGCTCCGGATGATGGCTAGTGGATATGTCTGGATAGTAACCGACTGGCTAGCTGCTGTCCTGGACTCCTCGGGGTCTGGAGACTTTAAAGACATGAGTTATATACAAGGATTAATTGTTCTTCGTCATCATACTCCTGACTCTGATGCCAAGAAGAAGTTCATATCTAAATGGAATAATGTAGCTCGTAATAGGAGCATTGGTTCTGCCTTGAATTCCTATGGTTTTTATGCTTATGATTCAGTTTGGATTGCTGCCCGTGCTATCGATCAACTTCTTGATAGTGGCCAGCAGATTAATTTTTCTGCAGACCCAAGGTTGAACGATTCAAATGGAAGCACTTTGCGCCTATCAACTCTTAAAATATTTGATGGTGGCGAGCAGTTGCTACAGCAACTTCTGCTCACAAATATTACAGGCCTAACAGGTCGGGTTCAGTTTGACTCAGACCGTAATTTGGTACGGCCAGCTTATGATATCCTTAACATTGGTGGTTCTGGGTCCCGTTTGATTGGCTATTGGAGTAATTACTCTGGCCTTTCTGTTGTTGCTCCTGAAATTTTGTATCAGAAGCCACCAGATACGTCAATGAGTGCCCAGCGGTTGTACAGTGTGGTGTGGCCAGGCGACACTACTACTAAGCCTAGGGGGTGGGTTTTCCCAAACAATGGCCAGCCTCTGAGAGTTGGTGTTCCAAATAAACCAAGTTTTAAGGAGTTGGTGTCAGGTGGCAATGGCTCTGATAACGTGAGTGGTTACAGCATTGATATATTCAACGCAGCAATCAAACTGCTTCCATACCCAGTTCCATGCCAATTCATAACGATTGGGGATGGTTTAAAGAATCCCAGCTATGACGACATTATTAGTAGGATTTCCACCAAT tCCCTTGACGCAGTTGTAGGTGACTTCGCTATTGTGAGAAATAGAACGAAGATTGCAGAATTCACACAGCCTTATATCGAGGCAGGGCTTGTGATAGTAGCGCCAGTGAGACAAGCAACTTCAAGTGCCTGGGCTTTCCTGAAACCTTTCACATTAGAGATGTGGTGTGTAACAGGtgctctttttatttttgtgggGGTAGTTGTTTGGATTCTTGAACATCGAACTAATGAGGAGTTTCGAGGCTCTCCACGACGACAAGTCCTGACAATATTTTG GTTCAGTTTCTCAACAATGTTCTTTGCACACA GACAGAACACCGTAAGTGCTCTTGGGCGTTTCGTGCTGATCATATGGTTGTTTGTCGTGCTGATCATCAATTCAAGTTACACTGCTAGCCTGACGTCAATCCTGACAGTCCAACAGCTTGCAACCGGAATAACTGGGCTTGACAATTTGGTTGCAAGCGCTTTACCTATTGGATACCAGGCTGGAAAATTTACAAGAAATTACCTGATCGATGAGCTGAATGTTGCTGCATCCCGGTTGGTACCTTTGAGCACAGTCCAGGAGTATGCCGATGCACTTAATCGTGGGCCAGATGATGGTGGTGTTGCTGCAATAGTTGATGAGATGCCATGTGTTGAGATCTTCCTGTCACACCACTGCAACTTCAGAATAGTCGGTCAGGAGTTCACAAAGGAGGGATGGGGATTT GCATTCCAAAGAGATTCTCCCCTTGCGGCAGACTTATCAACCGCCATCCTTCAACTTTCAGAGAGTGGCCAGCTTCAGAGAATCCATGACGAGTGGTTCACAGCGGCGACTTGCAGCTCTGAGGAAAGTGGGTTGGGAGCAGTCAGGCTCGGCCTCGGAAGCTTTTGGGGCCTTTTCCTGGTGTGCGCTCTGATATGCGTCTTTGCACTCTCGATTTTCTTCGTAAGAGTCTGCTGGCAGTATAGTAGGTACTCCAACTCTGAAGCTGCTGGTGAACCAGGCGACACAGCTGCTGTCgccactgctgctgttgctgaaATACAGCCGACGAAGCCAAAACCAACGCGCCTTGGTAGCTTCAAAGAACTGATACAGTTTGTCGACAAGAAGGAGGAAGAGGTTAAGAAAGAGATGAAACGGAGATCAAGCGAAAAAGATACTCGAGGCGCTGGATCCTCAGACGCGCACTCTGCCTCCCCAGCATAG
- the LOC106865853 gene encoding CRIB domain-containing protein RIC10: MAMTMKSFFKGLKTISQIFAHREHEMEMEIGNPTDVRHLSHVGLGTADACPSWMSEYRGMDQELSAGSVVQSRHTSWASLDFEQTPRATTTLPVEEQLYPADSSGAGQDPAAGAPNKNPPPHTTTTRKRNRKASRASSSSSSFATALGDLSEPHPHGHGPAPLRTASCRASC, translated from the exons ATGGCGATGACGATGAAATCATTCTTCAAAGGGCTGAAGACAATCTCCCAAATATTCG CTCACAGGGAGCATGAGATGGAGATGGAAATCGGGAACCCTACGGACGTGAGGCATCTGTCCCACGTAGGTCTGGGCACCGCAGATGCATGCCCAAGCTGG ATGAGTGAGTACAGAGGGATGGATCAGGAGTTGTCGGCAGGGTCAGTGGTGCAGTCAAGGCATACCTCCTGGGCCTCCTTAG ACTTCGAGCAGACACCGAGAGCAACCACCACGCTGCCCGTGGAAGAACAACTCTACCCGGCCGacagctccggcgccggccaggACCCAGCTGCTGGAGCCCCTAATAAGAACCCGCCGCCGCatacgacgacgacgaggaagaggaacagGAAAGCCAGCAGGGCCTCATCGTCCTCCTCTTCGTTCGCCACAGCACTGGGCGATCTCAGCGAGCCGCATCCTCACGGCCAcgggccggcgccgctgcgTACCGCGAGTTGCCGAGCCAGCTGCTAG
- the LOC100844151 gene encoding uncharacterized protein LOC100844151 isoform X2: protein MGWMFCSPFVFPSPLPGLRPVWGKKQPSSRLGISRPVFRGALRGGGRMSEERPVPRRESPWGLPEGDKRQPKAHRCNDRVEDVVQACFEGNPFKTVPGPFKLFWQCMRSNPGEEPTEPFTYLQLDPPKRVEAKLE, encoded by the exons ATGGGCTGGATGTTTTGTTCCCCCTTCGTCTTCCCGTCGCCTCTTCCTGGACTCCGGCCAGTGTGGGGGAAAAAGCAGCCGTCGTCTCGTCTCGGGATCTCTCGTCCCGTCTTCCGCGGCGCGCTCAGGGGAGGAG GGAGGATGAGCGAGGAGAGGCCGGTGCCGAGGCGGGAGAGCCCGTGGGGTTTGCCGGAGGGCGACAAGCGGCAGCCCAAGGCGCACCGCTGCAACGACCGCGTCGAGGATGTCGTCCAG GCTTGCTTTGAAGGGAATCCGTTCAAGACAGTTCCGGGTCCATTCAAGCTCTTTTGGCAATGCATGCGCTCAAACCCTGG GGAGGAACCAACCGAACCATTCACTTACCTGCAGCTGGATCCTCCGAAGAGAGTAGAAGCCAAGCTAGAGTAA
- the LOC104581380 gene encoding cytochrome P450 77A1, which translates to MDVNDLLLLASAVLLGTMWWRRCSKTGGVDGLPPGPPGWPVVGNLFQVILQRRPFMYVVRDLRQKYGPIFTMRMGQRTLIIVTCPDLIHDALVRQGPMFASRPADSPIRLLFSVGKCTVNSAPYGPLWRALRRNFVSEIVSPGRVKGFSWIREWAMAGHLRRARAEHAAHGAVRMMAGCRLTICSILICICFGAKIPETLIVEIEEVLKDVMMISLPKLPDFLPLLTPLFRKQLGEARALRKRQLGCLAPLVRARREFLQNGGKTGEIIGGVEMMSPSGEAYVDSLFDLEPPGRGKRLGEEELVTLCSEVMSAGTDTSATALEWAMMHLILDPKAQERVYDEVVAKAGKTARITEADVEDMPYLQAVVKETFRRHPPSHFVLSHAATRDTELGGYRVPATASVEFYTAWITENPATWPDPDAWRPERFLEGGEGHDTDITGTRALRMMPFGAGRRICPAATLGVLHIQLMLANMVRELRWVPPAGEGPPDPAETFAFTVVMKNPLRAAIVERNQPPLLQPAN; encoded by the exons ATGGACGTGAacgacctgctgctgctggcatCGGCGGTGCTGCTTGGCACCAtgtggtggcggcgctgctccaAGACGGGCGGCGTGGACGGGCTGCCGCCAGGCCCGCCGGGCTGGCCCGTGGTCGGGAACCTCTTCCAGGTGATCCTCCAGCGGCGGCCCTTCATGTACGTGGTCCGGGACCTCCGCCAGAAATACGGGCCCATCTTCACAATGCGGATGGGGCAACGCACCTTAATCATCGTCACGTGCCCGGACCTCATCCACGACGCGCTCGTCAGGCAAGGGCCCATGTTCGCGAGCCGGCCCGCCGACAGCCCGATCCGGCTCCTCTTCAGCGTGGGCAAATGCACCGTCAACTCGGCGCCCTACGGCCCGCTCTGGCGGGCCCTGCGGCGGAACTTCGTGTCGGAGATCGTATCGCCGGGCCGGGTCAAGGGCTTCTCGTGGATCCGGGAGTGGGCCATGGCGGGCCACCTccgccgtgcccgcgccgagCACGCGGCCCACGGCGCCGTCCGGATGATGGCCGGCTGCCGCCTCACCATCTGCAGCATCCTCATCTGCATCTGCTTCGGCGCCAAGATCCCCGAGACGCTCATCGTGGAGATCGAGGAGGTGCTCAAGGACGTCATGATGATCTCGCTGCCGAAGCTTCCCGACTTCCTGCCGCTGCTCACGCCGCTGTTCAGGAAGCAGCTGGGGGAGGCCAGGGCGCTGAGGAAGAGGCAGCTGGGGTGCCTGGCCCCGCTTGTCAGGGCAAGGAGGGAGTTCTTGCAGAATGGGGGGAAGACGGGGGAGATTATTGGGGGAGTGGAGATGATGAGCCCGTCGGGGGAAGCGTATGTGGACTCGCTGTTTGATCTCGAGCCGCCGGGGAGAGGGAAGAGgctcggcgaggaggagctggtgaCGCTCTGCTCTGAGGTCATGAGCGCCGGCACTGACACTAGCGCCACCGCGCTGGAGTGGGCCATGATGCACTTGATTCTTGATCCCAAGGCCCAGGAGAGGGTCTACGATGAGGTcgtcgccaaggccggcaagacCGCCCGGATCACCGAGGCCGACGTCGAGGACATGCCCTACCTGCAG GCGGTGGTGAAGGAGACGTTCCGGCGGCACCCGCCGAGCCACTTCGTGCTGTCGCACGCGGCGACGCGGGACACGGAGCTGGGCGGCTACCGGGTGCCGGCGACGGCCAGCGTGGAGTTCTACACGGCGTGGATCACGGAGAACCCGGCCACGTGGCCGGACCCGGACGCGTGGCGGCCGGAGCGGTTCCTGGAAGGCGGGGAAGGGCACGACACCGACATCACGGGGACACGGGCGCTCAGGATGATGCCGTttggcgccggccgccgcatcTGCCCCGCAGCCACGCTCGGGGTGCTCCACATCCAGCTCATGCTCGCCAACATGGTCCGCGAGCTCCGGTGGGtcccgcccgccggcgagggccCGCCCGACCCCGCCGAGACCTTCGCCTTCACCGTCGTCATGAAGAACCCGCTCCGGGCCGCCATTGTCGAGCGCAAccagccgccgctgctgcagcccgCCAATTAA
- the LOC100844151 gene encoding uncharacterized protein LOC100844151 isoform X1 has product MCKWAGCFVPPSSSRRLFLDSGQCGGKSSRRLVSGSLVPSSAARSGEEWTGRMSEERPVPRRESPWGLPEGDKRQPKAHRCNDRVEDVVQACFEGNPFKTVPGPFKLFWQCMRSNPGEEPTEPFTYLQLDPPKRVEAKLE; this is encoded by the exons ATGTGTAAATGGGCTGGATGTTTTGTTCCCCCTTCGTCTTCCCGTCGCCTCTTCCTGGACTCCGGCCAGTGTGGGGGAAAAAGCAGCCGTCGTCTCGTCTCGGGATCTCTCGTCCCGTCTTCCGCGGCGCGCTCAGGGGAGGAG TGGACAGGGAGGATGAGCGAGGAGAGGCCGGTGCCGAGGCGGGAGAGCCCGTGGGGTTTGCCGGAGGGCGACAAGCGGCAGCCCAAGGCGCACCGCTGCAACGACCGCGTCGAGGATGTCGTCCAG GCTTGCTTTGAAGGGAATCCGTTCAAGACAGTTCCGGGTCCATTCAAGCTCTTTTGGCAATGCATGCGCTCAAACCCTGG GGAGGAACCAACCGAACCATTCACTTACCTGCAGCTGGATCCTCCGAAGAGAGTAGAAGCCAAGCTAGAGTAA
- the LOC100842625 gene encoding 40S ribosomal protein S14 → MSKRKTREPKEENVTLGPAVREGEFVFGVAHIFASFNDTFIHVTDLSGRETLVRITGGMKVKADRDESSPYAAMLASQDVAARCKELGITALHIKLRATGGNKTKTPGPGAQAALRALARSGMKIGRIEDVTPVPTDSTRRKGGRRGRRL, encoded by the exons ATG TCGAAAAGGAAGACCAGGGAGCCCAAGGAGGAGAACGTCACCCTTGGCCCAGCTGTCCGTGAAGGAGAGTTTGTCTTCGGTGTTGCTCACATCTTTGCGTCCTTCAATGACACTTTCATT CATGTGACTGACTTGTCTGGGAGGGAAACACTGGTGCGGATCACTG GTGGCATGAAGGTCAAGGCTGACCGTGATGAATCTTCACCTTATGCTGCTATGCTTGCGTCTCAGGATGTTGCTGCACGCTGCAAG GAGCTTGGTATTACTGCACTGCATATTAAGCTCCGTGCCACTGGAGGCAACAAAACCAAGACCCCTGGACCTGGTGCTCAGGCTGCTCTCAGGGCTCTTGCTCGTTCTGGGATGAAAATTGGACGCATTG AGGACGTGACTCCAGTTCCCACTGACAGCACCCGCAGGAAGGGTGGAAGGAGGGGAAGGAGGCTGTAG